Below is a genomic region from Veillonellales bacterium.
AGTAATACGAAAGCATTAATCCTGCCACTCCGGAGAAAACGGCAAAGGAAACGGCAGCAAGATGATACTGCCTTACATTATTTGTTATGTTGCGCGCGGCGGCTGCCGGCAGAACCAGCAGGGAATTGATAATCAAAATACCTACCCACTGGATACTGACGGCCACAACGACCGCCAGCGCTGCTGAAAATAATATTTCAACCAGCAGCGTGTTTACACCTCTGCTGGCTGCTAAAGCTGGATTTATGCTGATGATAAGCATTTTATTAAAAATAACCAGCCACAACAATAGAATGCCAAGCAGCACACAAAAAAGCATGATAATCTCCACCGCCGTTATACTTAACAAGTCACCGATAAGATAAGATGAAAACTTTGTAAAACTGCCGCCGCGGGACATAATCATTAAGCCCACGGCAATAGCCGTAGACGAAAATACGCCTATTACAGTATCGGTGGAAACCCCGCTTTTATTCTTAATGACAGTAATAAGCAGCGCAAAAAGCAGGGAAAATGCAACGAGTGCCGTAAGGGGCTTAATTCCCCCCAGCAGAGCTCCGATTGCTATACCAGTAAATGCCCCGTGTCCAAGAGAATCCGAAAAAAATGCCATCCGATTGCTAACGACCATAGTGCCCAGCAGACCAAACAGAGGCGTAACCAACAATACCGCCAAAAGTGCATTTTTCATAAAAGTATGCCCCATCCAGGGAAAAGGAAGCATGACACTAACCACCCCATACCACCAATCTAGCATGAATATTCCTCCTCTTTCCTGCCGGGAGAAAGTTTCCCCTGATTATAATGCCTCAGCAGCACCCCGAACACATTCTGCGCCCGGTCATCGTTAAACACGTCCTCCGGTGTACCATTACAGATTACAGTACCGTCCAAAAGGATCACGCGGTCGGCGTATTTTGCAACCAAGTTAAGATCGTGAGATACCAGGATAATCGACAGATCATGGTTTTCTCTGAGATCGGAAACGAGATGATAAAACAGATCCAATCCATTCTGGTCGATTCCCGAAACAGGTTCATCCAAAAGCAATAAATCCGGTATGGGATCAAGAGCCAGGGCCAGCAGTACTCTTTGCAATTCGCCCCCCGACAGTGCGCCGAGTCTTCTGTCAATCAGATGCTCGGCTTTTACTCTGATAAGGTCCTGAATAACTCGCTTCCTGACGCCCTTAGAACGGATCAGCCAACAAGGGATTTTTGTCAAAAAGGCGGTGAAAAAATCAAGCACACTGGTCGGTGTACTGAGATCAAAATTTAGAGATTGGGGAACATAGCCGATTAAAGGATGTCCGCTGCGAACACCCTTGGCATCAAAATAACGCAAAACGCCTGAATGCTTCACCTCGCCGAGAATCGCCTTTAAGAGCGTGCTCTTGCCGGCACCATTAGCCCCTATCAGGGCGGTAAGCTCACCACAGTGAATATGAAGATTTACGTTCTGAAAGACCCTGGTGTTGCCGAAAGCAACACCAAAGTTCTCCAGTTTTGTACAACAGAACCGGCTGCATTTACTTTCACCGCCGGAACACTGATGATGCTGATTTCCGATCATTGCAATGCCTCTTGTAACGTTTTCAAATTTTTCCCCATTACAGTGATGTAATCGTCATAAGCGTCCGACTTCGCTTCACCAGTCACTGCCGGATCCAGCGTATAAACTTTTGCTCCCGTTTCCCGGGCAATCGTCTGGGCGGCCTTTGCCGGATATTGCGGTTCGGCAAACAGCGCTTTAATCTGGGATTCTTTTATCTTTTCAATCGTTTCCTCTAATTCCGCCGGCGACGGTTCTGTTCCCGGTTCCCGCTCAATAACCGAAACAATATTCAAGTTAAATTCTTTGGCAAAGTAAGGAAAAGCCTCGTGAAATGTTATAATGTCCCTGTGTGCAGCGCTGTCCAGCGATTTATGCATGGTATCCCGCAAAGCTTCAAGTTTGTTCACATATTCTTCCCCATTGCTTTTATACTTTGCCGCATTTTGCGGATCTGCTGCCGCAAGCTGTTCGGCAATGTTTCGGACCTGGAGGATCGCATTCGATACACTAACCCACACATGGGGGTTCTCTTCCCCGTCTTCGTTCTTTAACAGTTCGATATTTTTACTGGCATCAATAATGGTGAGCTTCGGCTGCTGCTGTATCACTTTATCCAAAAAAGCTTCCATGCCTGCACCATTAATAACAAAAGCGTTCGCCTTTTCAAGGGTTTTTAAATCCTCCGGCGTCAACTGATAATCGTGCAAACAACCTGTCTGGGGTTTTGTCATGTTGATCACCTCAACCCCCGGAACACCTTTCGTAACGTTAAGGGTAGAAATATACATCGGATAAAATGATGTTACGATAGTGAAATTCTTTGCCGCCGCTGTCCCATTTAAACCTGCTTGGCTGCTGTTATTTTGTCCGCAGCCGCTCAAAGCAACAGCACTAATGATCAATATTGATATGAGTTTACATACTTTTGACAACCTGCATGACCTCCCTTTTAGAATTATTCATTCACCTGAAATCCAAATAAAAATTTTTATTTAGGCCACGACCTCCTTTACCTGTCGATAATACGGTATTCCTATTTAATATGATTATCAAATAGGAATATTCTTATTTATATAGTATGCATCCCATTTTTCCCCTGGTCAAGCAGCCTTTTTATCCATAAGCCGCCTTAGATAGGCGAAAAAGCCAATCAACCCTCCTTTGCCGGTTTATTCATAGGGTTATTTTTCAACCCTTCCCCGCCACTCAAGCATGCCAAAGGGGCATTCTTGACAATGTGTAAGTAGTAAGCTATAATAATCTACGTTATATGCCGGTATAGCTCAGCTGGTAGAGCATCTCATTCGTAATGAGAGGGTCGTAGGTTCGAATCCTATTATCGGCTCCAATGAAATTAAGCCTTCGCAGGTTGTGCGGGGGCTTTTATTATGTTAAATTGGGCTTTATTTGGGCTTTATTTGTTTTCAAACATCCCTATAAATACTGAGCAAAAAAGGACAGGCTATTATGCCTATCCTTTTTTTGTTTCGCTCTTTTCCCGGTGTTGCGTCAGAAACGTATCCATACTATCAGCAATTTGCTGATCAACGCTCTGTAATGAATGACTGTAAATATTTGCTGTTGTTCGAATATCGGTATGTCCCAGCCGGGTACTGACATTTTTTAGAGGCACTCCCTGGGCAATCAAGAGACTGGCAGATGTGTGCCGCAGGCCCTTGAATGGAACATGGGGCAGATTGTGGCGCTTTAGGAATTTAGAAAACCACTGGGAGGGAGTCTGGGTATACATGGGCTTTCCATTCCATTGCGTGAACAACCGGTCATGATCTTGCCATTTGTCACCGAGTTCCAAACGAACTGCGTTTTGTTGCGATTTATACTCTTTAAGTAATACAACAATGCTAGTCGGTAAGGTAATCCTCCGACACGATGAATCATTTATCCGCAGACCCGTATCCACCGATCTAACGCTTTGGTTTATGCTGGTTTTGTAAGCAACATAAATTAGCAGTTAATAAGTCCAAAACATATCTTGTATTTCCTTAGGATCACTTGTTTTAGTCAAGGCTAACATGAGTAAAATCCTGGCTTTTTGCGGACTAAGATTATCGGCTGCTACAAAACGAGAAAATGCGTCATTTTGCGTAACAACTCCGTTACCCGTTCGGGTACTGCGAACAACTACAACGCCTTGGTTTTGTATTTTTCGAAATGTATTTTTCATGGCTTGCGACATATTCCCGTTACCAAGTCCTGCATAAACAATTCCTTTAACACCTAATGATGCGGCTGCTTTGGCTAACATACCGGTATCGTTGACATAACCATAAATAATATCAACTGCGGACAATTCTTTAATCCCGGAAATATCAAAATCGCTCATGTAAGTGTGCTTGCGAGTCGACATGCGGTAAAAATAAGGATGTCCGTCAATAATGTAACCCAAACATCCGAGTTCTGGAGCCTTAAAGGTATCTTGCAACGCCGTGTTGCTTTTGGTTACTTCCCGGCTGCTGTTAATTGTATCGTTAAGTGAGACAAGTATTCCTTTTCCCCACGCCGTAGTATTTACAGCCAAAACGATTGCATTATACAAATTCATAGGCCCATCAGGACTAATAGCCGTTGATGGTCGCATGGCTCCGACGAGCACTACCGGTTTCTGACTTTCACTACTAAATTCAAGAAATACGCAGTCTCTTCCAGGGTATCCGTTCCATGAGTTACCACAATTCCATCTAAGTCCGGCTGCTTTAATAGAGTATTAATACGCTCAGCCAAGTGAAACCAGATTTTACAATTCATATCGGCACTGTCAATCTGGTTAATCTGTTCAGTGGTAATGTTGGCGATCTTTTTTATCGGTTCGATGGCCTTTACTATCTCATCAATAGGTACTATACCGGCATGATAACCTACAATATCGGTAGGGTCATATGATACTCCAGCGATGGTTCCTCCAGTTGCAAGTATCACTATATTTTTCATATATTCAATCCTTCTATAATATTTTTTATTCATTTATATACGTTTTACTTTACATCTACGTATATAAATACTTTAAAATGAAGTGGTGCCTTGAAGTGTTGGGCTAATGTTTTGAAAGCCATCCGCCTAGTGTCGAACATGTATTTAACAAACTTTATAAAAAAGACTTTAAGCTAATCTACTCGTGCGAGTCTGTGTGTTCCTATAGCAAACAGATAGTCAACAAACAACTTGCAGAACGAATGAAAAGCTTTTCGAATGGCCAAACTGTTTTCTTTAAGACCACCGCTAATAAATTATTATAAACTGAAACAAGCATATAATTGTGAAATAAAAAAATCAGTAATTTATTAGTATATTAGCAAAATGGTAGCGACTATACATGCAATAATAACTCCCGGTAAATTTCGCTTTGTGAAATCCATTGTATTTGTTCCGGTAAAACTAGCACAAACAATGGCAGCTGCGGAAATAGGTGGCACTGCTCGTCCAAGACAACCTGTTAAATTAGTCAGACTTCCCATACTCATAGGATCAATACCAAATTGCGCTGCATAAATTGTTACAGATTGGTTGAAGGCAAATACAACAGCATTGCTTGATCCTGTTATGATTGAGAATAACAGGGGGCCCACTGAGGCAGTAATTTTAGCGATATCAGGGTTAGAAATCATATAATCTATCAACAGCTTAACCATGCCGAGAGTTTCCATTCCGCTTACAAATACCGAGGCACAAATGATAAGACCACAAACAGTACCGAAGGCTTCACCCATTCCGTGAAAAACGGTTTTGGTAATTTTACTGGGATTCTG
It encodes:
- a CDS encoding zinc ABC transporter substrate-binding protein — translated: MSKVCKLISILIISAVALSGCGQNNSSQAGLNGTAAAKNFTIVTSFYPMYISTLNVTKGVPGVEVINMTKPQTGCLHDYQLTPEDLKTLEKANAFVINGAGMEAFLDKVIQQQPKLTIIDASKNIELLKNEDGEENPHVWVSVSNAILQVRNIAEQLAAADPQNAAKYKSNGEEYVNKLEALRDTMHKSLDSAAHRDIITFHEAFPYFAKEFNLNIVSVIEREPGTEPSPAELEETIEKIKESQIKALFAEPQYPAKAAQTIARETGAKVYTLDPAVTGEAKSDAYDDYITVMGKNLKTLQEALQ
- a CDS encoding metal ABC transporter ATP-binding protein, translating into MIGNQHHQCSGGESKCSRFCCTKLENFGVAFGNTRVFQNVNLHIHCGELTALIGANGAGKSTLLKAILGEVKHSGVLRYFDAKGVRSGHPLIGYVPQSLNFDLSTPTSVLDFFTAFLTKIPCWLIRSKGVRKRVIQDLIRVKAEHLIDRRLGALSGGELQRVLLALALDPIPDLLLLDEPVSGIDQNGLDLFYHLVSDLRENHDLSIILVSHDLNLVAKYADRVILLDGTVICNGTPEDVFNDDRAQNVFGVLLRHYNQGKLSPGRKEEEYSC
- a CDS encoding asparaginase domain-containing protein, translated to MRPSTAISPDGPMNLYNAIVLAVNTTAWGKGILVSLNDTINSSREVTKSNTALQDTFKAPELGCLGYIIDGHPYFYRMSTRKHTYMSDFDISGIKELSAVDIIYGYVNDTGMLAKAAASLGVKGIVYAGLGNGNMSQAMKNTFRKIQNQGVVVVRSTRTGNGVVTQNDAFSRFVAADNLSPQKARILLMLALTKTSDPKEIQDMFWTY
- a CDS encoding metal ABC transporter permease produces the protein MLDWWYGVVSVMLPFPWMGHTFMKNALLAVLLVTPLFGLLGTMVVSNRMAFFSDSLGHGAFTGIAIGALLGGIKPLTALVAFSLLFALLITVIKNKSGVSTDTVIGVFSSTAIAVGLMIMSRGGSFTKFSSYLIGDLLSITAVEIIMLFCVLLGILLLWLVIFNKMLIISINPALAASRGVNTLLVEILFSAALAVVVAVSIQWVGILIINSLLVLPAAAARNITNNVRQYHLAAVSFAVFSGVAGLMLSYYWNTVTGATIVLIAALLFFSTFMFRHRFVR
- a CDS encoding asparaginase domain-containing protein; the protein is MKNIVILATGGTIAGVSYDPTDIVGYHAGIVPIDEIVKAIEPIKKIANITTEQINQIDSADMNCKIWFHLAERINTLLKQPDLDGIVVTHGTDTLEETAYFLNLVVKVRNR
- a CDS encoding site-specific integrase; amino-acid sequence: MDTGLRINDSSCRRITLPTSIVVLLKEYKSQQNAVRLELGDKWQDHDRLFTQWNGKPMYTQTPSQWFSKFLKRHNLPHVPFKGLRHTSASLLIAQGVPLKNVSTRLGHTDIRTTANIYSHSLQSVDQQIADSMDTFLTQHREKSETKKG